From the Thiohalobacter sp. genome, one window contains:
- a CDS encoding DEAD/DEAH box helicase, with protein MNTFQSLGLSAELLRALSDQGYESPTPIQARAIPPALDGADLMAAAQTGTGKTAGFVLPMLQRLGASQRRGKAPRALVLTPTRELAAQVADSVRDYGRHLPLRSVTVHGGVSITPQIKRLRQGVDVLIATPGRLLDHLNQRTVDLSAIEILVLDEADRMLDMGFLPDIRRLLAAIPKARQTLLFSATFSDEIKRLAQGLLRSPQVIEVARRNSTAVAVTQRVHPVDRDRKRALLSYLIGAGNWRQVLVFTRTKHGANRLAEQLERDGLSATAIHGNKSQGARTRALADFKRGKARVLVATDIAARGLDIDQLPHVVNYELPNVPEDYVHRIGRTGRAGNSGEAVSLVCVDEHKLLRDIERVMKRSIDKVVVEGFEPDPSIRPEPIRQGRRNHGGNGGQRHKSGGSGHAARGTRRHESDNSNPRRRRPGGGKRQGGGRPAGRRD; from the coding sequence TTGAATACCTTCCAGTCCCTCGGCCTGTCGGCCGAGCTGTTGCGTGCCCTGTCCGATCAAGGCTATGAGTCCCCTACGCCCATCCAGGCCCGTGCCATTCCGCCGGCCCTGGACGGTGCCGACCTGATGGCGGCCGCCCAGACCGGCACCGGCAAGACGGCCGGTTTCGTGCTGCCGATGCTGCAGCGGCTCGGCGCCTCGCAACGTCGCGGCAAGGCGCCGCGCGCGCTGGTGCTGACCCCGACCCGCGAACTCGCCGCCCAGGTGGCCGACAGCGTCCGCGACTACGGCCGGCATCTGCCGCTGCGTTCGGTCACCGTCCACGGCGGGGTCAGCATCACTCCCCAGATCAAGCGCCTGCGCCAGGGCGTGGATGTGCTGATCGCCACGCCCGGTCGTCTGCTCGACCACCTGAACCAGCGCACCGTCGATCTGTCCGCCATCGAGATCCTGGTGCTGGACGAGGCCGACCGCATGCTGGACATGGGTTTCCTGCCCGACATCCGGCGCCTGCTGGCGGCGATTCCGAAGGCACGCCAGACGCTGCTGTTCTCCGCGACCTTCTCCGACGAGATCAAGCGCCTGGCGCAAGGTCTGCTGAGATCGCCGCAGGTGATCGAGGTCGCCCGTCGCAACAGCACCGCCGTTGCAGTCACCCAGCGCGTGCATCCGGTCGACCGCGATCGCAAGCGCGCCCTGCTGTCCTATCTGATCGGTGCCGGCAACTGGCGCCAGGTGCTGGTGTTCACCCGCACCAAGCACGGCGCCAACCGGCTCGCCGAGCAGCTCGAGCGTGACGGTCTGAGTGCCACGGCCATTCACGGCAACAAGAGCCAGGGTGCGCGTACCCGGGCCCTGGCCGACTTCAAGCGCGGCAAGGCGCGGGTGCTGGTGGCGACCGACATCGCGGCGCGTGGTCTGGATATCGATCAGTTGCCGCATGTCGTCAACTACGAGCTGCCCAACGTGCCCGAGGATTACGTGCACCGCATCGGTCGTACCGGTCGCGCCGGCAACTCGGGCGAGGCCGTTTCTCTGGTGTGCGTGGACGAGCACAAGCTGCTGCGCGACATCGAACGCGTGATGAAGCGCAGCATCGACAAGGTGGTCGTCGAAGGCTTTGAACCCGATCCCTCCATTCGCCCCGAACCGATCCGGCAGGGCCGGCGCAACCATGGTGGCAACGGCGGGCAGCGGCACAAGTCGGGCGGCAGTGGCCACGCCGCGCGAGGCACCCGTCGCCACGAGAGCGACAACAGCAATCCCCGTCGTCGACGGCCCGGCGGTGGCAAGCGTCAGGGGGGCGGACGTCCGGCCGGTCGGCGAGACTGA
- a CDS encoding type I restriction endonuclease subunit R: MTTLKISEAGTVQFPMVRHVEEIGWTTLTPYEALASRGGEAGAFLRDVLEAKLAEFNPWLSADAVRAVVEKLDALPATIEGNRELLAWLRGERQWYDEAEKRHRRVQLIDFDNVEANAFHVTWEWKIKPPARKGNRADLMFVVNGVPVCIVEHKNPKDGNAIERAIQQLRRYELETPELLAAPQLFNVTHLLDYWYGVTWNVNRRFMARWKQQPDETYRFAVQSFFERTDFLRTLQHWILFYVQDGETRKSVLRQHQRRAIDAILDRCLDKARNRGLIWHTQGSGKTFTLLSAARQILEDKARFGNATVMLVVDRTELEGQLKGWVERLLGEMQQQDIAVKRANNKAELQALLDADFRGLIISMIHKFEAIKKDSCTRDNVYVFIDEAHRSVARELGTYLMAAVPNATIIGFTGTPIARTSQGEGTFKIFGAQDERGYLDKYSIAESIEDETTLPIKHMMAPSTMTVPAEQLDKEFFALADSEGVTDVEELNKVLDRAVGLRTFLSADDRIEKVAAFVAEHFKENVLPLGYKAFLVAVNREACAKYKEALDKRLPPEWSQPVYTANAADAIDRPLAAKHQLSPEKEEEVRLLFKKPTENPKILIVTDKLLTGYDAPLLYCLYLDKPMRDHVLLQAIARVNRPYVDDKGVQKRVGLVVDFVGVLRELKKALQFDSSDVSGVIEDLDVLLHDFQEKIADAEKEYLEAGTNGGLDERLERLVYGRFLDPEARKAFFDAYKDIEVLWEILSPSPELRDHIATYKHLSQLYAAVRNAYYAEKVGFVADLAYKTRRLIEESATQEGLGRLTKSVTFDVQTLESLRSEKGPDEGKVFNLVRGLQHEMDENPETAPVLQPLKDRADRILKDLEERKTTGLAAMDLLAQLAEEKEAALRSAQESGLSPRAFSVYWTLRQDRALAEAGIDAMEIAKETEDLLIRFPNAAVNSDEQRRFRAALYKPLLALSKEERARVVELVVKLSLTESE; this comes from the coding sequence ATGACCACCCTCAAGATCAGCGAGGCTGGCACGGTGCAGTTCCCCATGGTGCGCCACGTCGAGGAGATTGGCTGGACGACGTTGACGCCCTATGAGGCCCTGGCCAGCCGCGGGGGCGAGGCCGGCGCCTTCCTTCGGGACGTGCTGGAGGCCAAGCTGGCCGAGTTCAACCCGTGGCTGTCGGCGGACGCGGTGCGGGCGGTGGTGGAGAAGCTGGATGCCCTGCCGGCCACCATCGAAGGAAACCGTGAGCTGCTGGCTTGGCTGCGGGGCGAGCGCCAATGGTACGACGAGGCCGAGAAACGCCACCGGCGGGTGCAGCTCATCGACTTCGATAATGTTGAAGCCAACGCTTTTCACGTGACCTGGGAATGGAAAATCAAGCCCCCGGCGCGCAAGGGCAACCGTGCAGACCTGATGTTCGTGGTCAATGGTGTGCCCGTGTGTATCGTCGAGCACAAAAACCCCAAGGACGGTAATGCCATCGAGCGGGCGATCCAGCAGCTGCGTCGTTACGAACTGGAAACACCGGAGCTGCTGGCCGCCCCCCAGCTCTTCAATGTGACGCATCTGCTCGACTACTGGTACGGGGTGACCTGGAACGTGAATCGGCGTTTCATGGCGCGCTGGAAACAGCAACCCGACGAGACCTATCGTTTTGCTGTTCAGTCGTTCTTCGAGCGCACGGACTTTCTGCGCACCTTGCAGCACTGGATCCTCTTTTACGTTCAGGACGGGGAGACGCGCAAATCGGTCCTGCGCCAGCACCAACGGCGCGCCATCGATGCCATCCTCGATCGGTGCCTGGACAAGGCCAGGAACCGTGGCTTGATCTGGCACACCCAGGGCTCCGGCAAGACCTTTACCTTGCTGTCCGCGGCACGACAGATCCTGGAAGACAAGGCCCGATTTGGCAATGCCACCGTCATGCTGGTCGTGGACCGCACCGAACTGGAGGGCCAGCTCAAGGGCTGGGTCGAACGGCTATTGGGGGAGATGCAACAGCAGGATATCGCGGTAAAACGGGCCAACAACAAAGCAGAATTGCAGGCCCTTCTGGATGCCGACTTCCGTGGCCTGATCATCTCGATGATCCACAAGTTCGAGGCGATAAAGAAGGACAGCTGCACCCGCGACAACGTCTATGTCTTCATCGACGAGGCCCATCGTTCCGTGGCCAGGGAACTGGGGACTTACCTGATGGCCGCCGTGCCCAATGCTACTATCATTGGTTTCACTGGAACCCCAATTGCCCGTACCTCACAGGGCGAGGGGACCTTCAAGATCTTCGGTGCCCAGGACGAGCGGGGTTACCTCGACAAGTATTCGATCGCAGAGTCCATCGAGGATGAAACCACACTGCCAATCAAGCACATGATGGCCCCGAGCACGATGACCGTGCCCGCCGAGCAACTGGACAAGGAGTTTTTCGCCCTGGCGGACAGTGAAGGCGTGACGGATGTCGAGGAACTCAACAAGGTGCTCGACCGGGCAGTGGGGCTTCGCACATTCCTGTCCGCGGACGACCGCATCGAAAAGGTGGCAGCGTTCGTTGCGGAGCACTTCAAGGAGAACGTGCTGCCATTGGGGTACAAGGCATTTCTCGTTGCAGTCAATCGCGAGGCCTGCGCCAAATACAAGGAAGCCTTGGACAAACGCTTGCCCCCTGAGTGGTCGCAGCCCGTGTATACGGCGAATGCGGCGGATGCCATCGACCGTCCTTTGGCCGCCAAGCATCAACTCTCTCCGGAAAAGGAGGAGGAAGTCCGGCTCCTCTTCAAGAAGCCGACCGAGAACCCCAAGATCCTGATTGTCACAGACAAACTGCTCACGGGGTACGATGCGCCGCTTCTGTACTGCCTCTATCTCGACAAGCCAATGCGCGACCATGTGCTGCTGCAGGCGATAGCCCGTGTCAATCGTCCCTACGTGGACGACAAAGGCGTGCAGAAGCGCGTGGGGTTGGTGGTGGACTTCGTGGGTGTGCTCCGCGAGCTCAAGAAGGCCTTGCAATTCGATTCCAGTGATGTGAGCGGCGTCATCGAAGACCTCGATGTCCTGCTTCATGACTTCCAGGAGAAGATTGCAGACGCTGAGAAGGAGTACCTCGAGGCTGGAACAAATGGTGGTTTGGACGAACGGTTGGAGCGTTTGGTCTATGGTCGTTTCCTCGATCCGGAGGCACGCAAGGCCTTCTTCGACGCCTACAAGGACATCGAGGTCTTGTGGGAGATTTTGTCTCCATCGCCCGAGCTGCGCGACCACATCGCTACCTATAAACACCTGAGCCAGCTGTATGCGGCAGTTCGCAATGCCTACTATGCCGAGAAGGTGGGGTTCGTCGCGGATCTTGCCTACAAGACCCGACGGTTGATCGAGGAGAGTGCAACACAGGAAGGTCTGGGCCGACTCACAAAAAGCGTGACGTTCGACGTCCAGACTCTGGAATCATTGCGTAGTGAGAAAGGACCCGACGAGGGAAAGGTGTTCAACCTGGTGCGGGGGTTGCAGCATGAAATGGACGAAAATCCAGAAACCGCACCCGTATTACAGCCCCTGAAAGATCGTGCCGACCGCATTCTCAAGGATCTCGAGGAGCGCAAGACCACGGGCTTGGCAGCCATGGACCTGCTTGCGCAACTTGCGGAGGAAAAGGAGGCTGCACTCAGGTCGGCACAAGAGAGCGGTTTGTCGCCACGGGCCTTCTCTGTCTACTGGACACTGCGCCAGGATCGGGCGCTTGCTGAAGCTGGGATTGACGCGATGGAAATCGCAAAGGAGACCGAAGATCTGCTTATCCGCTTTCCCAATGCGGCAGTGAATTCGGATGAGCAGCGGCGCTTCCGGGCGGCTCTCTACAAACCCCTTCTGGCGCTTTCCAAGGAAGAGCGCGCCCGCGTTGTTGAACTCGTGGTCAAATTATCACTGACGGAGAGTGAATGA
- the merA gene encoding mercury(II) reductase — protein sequence MSRHYRIHGLTCDHCVLTATEALEALPGVRAEIRLADGDARIEAPASVSDAQLAAALAPHGFRLEPARGPDADGLRIAIIGSGSAAFAAALTAADAGASVTLVERDTRIGGTCVNVGCVPSKIMIRAAQIAHLQQAHPFDGLAHTRPAVDRARLLAQQQARVDALRQAKYEDILAARPELTLIRGEARFADAHTLVVDEGDGRERRLQADRILIATGSRPYIPDIPGLADSPFWTSTEALEAAELPRHLLVLGGSVVAVELAQGFRRLGCEVTLLARSRLLSRADPALGEGLRAQFEAEGIRVLTDMLPQAVRHGADGFELDTPAGTLRGDRLLVATGRQPNTDRLDLDAAGIDTDARGAIRVDAGLRTSAADVFAAGDCTDLPQYVYVAAAAGTRAAINMTGGEASLDLEVLPAVVFTDPQVATVGLDEARAAGQGIAIDSRTLPLAQVPRALANFDERGFIRLVAERDSGRLLGAQILAAEAGELIQSAALAIRNRMTVDDLAGELFPYLTMVEGLKLCAQTFRKDVSQLSCCAG from the coding sequence ATGAGCCGGCACTACCGCATCCACGGATTGACCTGTGACCACTGTGTGCTCACCGCCACCGAGGCACTGGAGGCACTGCCCGGCGTGCGGGCCGAGATCCGGCTCGCCGACGGCGACGCCCGCATCGAGGCCCCGGCCTCGGTCTCCGACGCGCAGCTCGCGGCCGCACTCGCGCCCCATGGCTTCCGGCTGGAGCCGGCCCGAGGACCGGATGCGGATGGATTGCGGATCGCCATCATCGGCAGCGGCTCGGCGGCCTTCGCCGCCGCATTGACCGCCGCGGACGCGGGCGCCTCGGTCACCCTGGTCGAGCGCGACACCCGCATCGGCGGCACCTGTGTGAATGTCGGCTGCGTGCCCTCCAAGATCATGATCCGCGCGGCACAGATCGCCCACCTGCAGCAGGCCCACCCCTTCGACGGGCTGGCACACACCCGCCCCGCCGTCGACCGCGCCCGGCTGCTGGCCCAGCAGCAGGCCCGGGTCGATGCCCTGCGCCAGGCCAAGTACGAGGACATCCTGGCCGCACGGCCGGAACTGACCCTGATCCGCGGAGAGGCACGGTTTGCGGACGCGCACACCCTCGTCGTCGACGAAGGGGACGGCCGCGAACGCCGCCTGCAGGCAGACCGTATCCTGATCGCCACCGGATCACGCCCGTACATCCCGGACATCCCCGGCCTTGCCGACAGCCCTTTCTGGACCTCCACCGAGGCCCTGGAAGCGGCCGAACTGCCCCGGCACCTGCTGGTGCTGGGCGGCTCGGTGGTGGCGGTGGAGCTGGCACAGGGCTTCCGCAGGCTGGGCTGCGAGGTGACCCTGCTGGCACGCAGCCGATTGTTGTCGCGCGCGGACCCAGCACTGGGCGAGGGCCTGCGCGCCCAGTTCGAGGCGGAAGGCATCCGCGTGCTGACCGACATGCTGCCACAGGCGGTGCGCCACGGCGCGGACGGCTTCGAGCTGGACACGCCGGCGGGCACCCTGCGCGGTGACCGGCTACTGGTGGCCACCGGCCGGCAGCCGAACACGGATCGGCTCGATCTCGATGCCGCGGGCATCGACACCGATGCCCGCGGTGCCATCCGGGTGGATGCCGGACTGCGCACCTCTGCCGCCGACGTCTTCGCCGCGGGCGACTGCACCGACCTGCCGCAGTACGTCTATGTCGCGGCCGCCGCCGGCACGCGCGCCGCGATCAACATGACCGGCGGCGAGGCGAGCCTGGACCTCGAGGTCCTGCCCGCCGTGGTATTCACCGACCCCCAGGTCGCCACCGTGGGCCTGGACGAGGCACGTGCCGCCGGACAGGGCATCGCCATCGACAGCCGCACCCTGCCGCTCGCCCAGGTGCCGCGCGCACTGGCCAATTTCGACGAACGCGGATTCATCAGGCTGGTCGCGGAACGCGACAGCGGCCGCCTGCTCGGCGCACAGATACTGGCGGCCGAAGCGGGCGAACTCATCCAGAGCGCCGCGCTCGCCATCCGCAACCGGATGACGGTCGACGACCTGGCGGGGGAACTCTTTCCCTACCTGACCATGGTCGAGGGCCTCAAGCTCTGCGCCCAGACCTTCCGCAAGGACGTGTCGCAGCTCTCCTGCTGCGCGGGTTGA
- a CDS encoding heavy-metal-associated domain-containing protein produces the protein MLRMFLLLNALLALTGCDAGGPEATSQIAPQAVARTVEIELSVPGMTCPACPITVRKALEAVPGVGAVEVDFDHKTARVRYDPDRATPEQLLQATANAGYPAQPVLANRTGESP, from the coding sequence ATGCTTCGCATGTTTTTGCTTCTGAACGCCCTGCTCGCCCTCACCGGCTGTGACGCCGGCGGACCGGAGGCCACCTCCCAGATCGCACCGCAGGCCGTGGCGCGCACCGTTGAAATCGAACTCTCGGTCCCCGGCATGACGTGCCCCGCCTGCCCGATCACGGTACGCAAGGCGCTGGAGGCCGTACCGGGCGTAGGGGCAGTCGAGGTGGATTTCGACCACAAGACCGCGCGGGTACGCTACGATCCCGATCGCGCCACGCCGGAACAGTTGCTGCAGGCCACGGCCAATGCCGGCTATCCCGCGCAACCCGTTCTTGCCAACCGAACCGGAGAATCGCCATGA
- the cspE gene encoding transcription antiterminator/RNA stability regulator CspE, translated as MATGTVKWFNESKGYGFITPADGGKDVFVHFSAIQGSGFKTLAEGQSVSFEVEQGPKGPQASNVVAQ; from the coding sequence ATGGCTACAGGCACTGTTAAGTGGTTCAACGAATCCAAGGGTTACGGTTTCATCACCCCGGCAGACGGCGGCAAGGACGTGTTCGTTCACTTCTCGGCCATCCAGGGCAGCGGTTTCAAGACCCTGGCCGAGGGACAGAGCGTCAGCTTTGAAGTCGAGCAGGGCCCGAAGGGACCGCAGGCTTCCAACGTCGTCGCCCAGTAA
- a CDS encoding mercuric transporter MerT family protein: MRPNRSLWAAVVAGIGASLCCVAPLVLLTLGLGGAWISQLTALEPWRPLFVAITLLFLALAFRHLYLRPPACEPGQACADPRTLRNQRRLFWLVSIPLLALLAFPWYAPLFY; the protein is encoded by the coding sequence ATGAGACCCAACCGCTCCCTCTGGGCGGCCGTGGTTGCCGGCATCGGTGCCTCACTGTGCTGTGTCGCGCCGCTGGTCCTGCTGACCCTGGGCCTGGGCGGCGCCTGGATCAGCCAGCTCACGGCGCTGGAACCCTGGCGCCCGCTCTTCGTCGCCATCACCCTGCTGTTCCTGGCCCTGGCCTTTCGCCACCTCTACCTGCGCCCGCCCGCCTGTGAACCGGGACAGGCCTGCGCCGATCCCCGCACCCTGCGCAACCAGCGGCGGCTGTTCTGGCTGGTCAGCATTCCACTCCTGGCACTGCTGGCCTTCCCCTGGTATGCGCCCCTGTTTTATTAA
- a CDS encoding helix-turn-helix transcriptional regulator, translated as MEIRHLTQRELAARWRLSEATLERWRGEGLGPQYLKLHGRVLYRIVDVEAYEEQCLRSSTAEAANMGPRLVKDSAS; from the coding sequence ATGGAAATTCGCCATCTGACCCAACGCGAACTTGCCGCACGCTGGCGCCTGAGTGAGGCTACTCTCGAGCGCTGGCGTGGAGAGGGGCTTGGCCCCCAATATCTGAAACTGCATGGCCGCGTGCTATACCGAATCGTTGACGTTGAAGCCTATGAGGAACAGTGTCTGAGGTCTTCGACGGCAGAGGCAGCAAACATGGGCCCTCGCCTGGTGAAAGATTCTGCAAGTTAG
- a CDS encoding N-6 DNA methylase — protein sequence MTDTDSLPATLRAIRAKLNLTQEQLAERLGVSFATVNRWESGGTRPQRAAREAIAELAREADIEGPQDASEAAVRVSRRRKRRPASSEPTTKPMEQMLWDAACSIRGEKDAAKFKDYLLPLLFLKRLSDVFDDEIDRLAEEYGDRETALEIAESDHSLLRFYLPPEARWGIISGRESYDWPLDQKGRSTAPKDIGEHLTRAVRAVAKHNPALSGVIDVVDFAAERNGERDINPAKLRGVVETFSDPRYRLGLADVQPDFLGRAYEYLLRKFAEGSGQSAGEFFTPTEVGFLMAHILRPRPGETCHDYACGSAGLLIKLQLVARELDPTSRVPLKLYGQELQAESYAVAQMNAIIHDMEVELARGDTMINPKFRNPDGTLKQFDIVVANPMWNQPFNTDIFANDPFDRFRPAGGITSGKGDWAWLQHTLACMDDDGRAAVVLDTGAVTRGSGSKNEDKERNIRKWFVEHDYIDGVILLPENLFYNTTAAGVIVVLNKRKPASRKGKIVLLNASKRFRKGRPKNYLPEEDIRPLAAMYLKGEPVEGELAVITIEQAREADYNLSPSRWVEQISDAEHGSVKELVSELKKLSIAAHEGDQALFSLLEKLQ from the coding sequence ATGACAGATACAGATTCCTTGCCAGCAACGCTTCGCGCCATTCGCGCCAAGCTCAATCTCACTCAGGAACAGCTCGCAGAGCGTCTGGGTGTTTCCTTTGCCACAGTCAATCGCTGGGAGAGTGGGGGCACCAGGCCCCAGCGGGCGGCCAGGGAGGCCATCGCCGAGTTGGCGCGGGAAGCGGACATCGAGGGGCCTCAGGATGCATCGGAAGCGGCGGTCAGGGTGTCGCGGCGACGAAAGCGGCGTCCGGCCAGTAGCGAGCCCACCACGAAGCCGATGGAACAGATGCTCTGGGATGCGGCCTGTTCCATTCGCGGCGAAAAGGATGCTGCGAAGTTCAAGGATTATCTGCTCCCCCTGCTGTTCCTCAAGCGCCTCTCTGATGTCTTCGATGACGAAATAGACCGCCTCGCCGAGGAATACGGCGACCGGGAAACCGCCCTCGAAATCGCCGAGTCGGACCATTCCCTGCTACGGTTCTACCTCCCACCCGAGGCTCGTTGGGGGATCATTAGCGGGCGGGAATCCTACGATTGGCCCCTGGATCAGAAGGGCCGTTCGACCGCGCCCAAGGATATCGGCGAGCACCTGACACGCGCGGTGCGGGCGGTGGCCAAACACAACCCGGCGCTGTCGGGCGTCATCGACGTGGTGGACTTCGCCGCCGAGCGTAACGGCGAGCGCGACATCAATCCCGCCAAGCTGCGTGGGGTCGTCGAAACCTTCTCCGATCCGCGCTACCGGCTGGGATTGGCCGATGTGCAGCCCGATTTCCTTGGGAGGGCCTACGAATACCTGCTGCGCAAGTTCGCGGAAGGCTCGGGTCAGAGCGCTGGCGAGTTCTTTACCCCGACCGAGGTGGGTTTCCTCATGGCCCATATCCTCCGGCCGAGGCCTGGTGAGACCTGCCACGATTACGCTTGCGGTTCGGCAGGCCTACTCATCAAGTTGCAGCTCGTCGCCCGCGAACTCGATCCCACCAGCCGGGTGCCGCTCAAGCTGTACGGACAGGAACTCCAGGCCGAGAGCTACGCCGTCGCGCAGATGAACGCCATCATCCACGACATGGAAGTGGAACTCGCACGCGGCGACACCATGATCAACCCCAAGTTTCGCAACCCGGATGGCACGCTGAAGCAATTCGATATCGTCGTCGCCAATCCCATGTGGAACCAGCCCTTCAACACGGACATCTTCGCCAACGACCCCTTCGACCGCTTCCGCCCGGCAGGGGGCATCACCAGCGGCAAGGGTGACTGGGCCTGGCTGCAGCACACACTGGCCTGCATGGATGACGATGGCCGTGCGGCGGTGGTGCTCGACACGGGCGCGGTCACCCGAGGCTCGGGATCGAAGAACGAAGACAAGGAGCGCAATATCCGCAAATGGTTCGTCGAGCACGACTACATCGACGGCGTGATCCTGCTGCCGGAGAACCTCTTCTACAACACCACCGCCGCCGGCGTCATCGTAGTACTGAACAAGCGCAAACCGGCCTCCCGCAAGGGCAAGATCGTGCTGCTCAATGCCAGCAAGCGTTTCAGGAAGGGCCGGCCCAAGAACTACCTGCCCGAGGAAGACATTCGGCCTCTGGCCGCGATGTACTTGAAGGGGGAGCCGGTCGAGGGTGAGCTGGCAGTGATCACCATTGAGCAGGCGCGGGAGGCGGATTACAACCTGAGTCCGAGTCGGTGGGTGGAGCAGATATCTGATGCTGAACACGGCTCGGTTAAAGAATTAGTTAGTGAATTGAAGAAGTTGTCGATCGCAGCACACGAAGGCGACCAAGCACTATTCTCCCTGTTGGAGAAGCTTCAATGA
- a CDS encoding restriction endonuclease subunit S: MSGRISTVRLGDPGVAEVILGQSPPSSSYNDVGDGLPFFQGKADFGLLHPIPRKWCNAGRKFAAAGDILMSVRAPVGDVNIATSDCVIGRGIAAIRAGSRTDPWFLYFALFYSKPVLEGRATGSTFASVNKATLNDLDIPFPERAEQVAIGLILRNLVEKIEQEGSIISTAHNLKRAAMRELFTRGLRGEPQKETDIGPVPESWAAIPVAQLGVVKGGKRMPKGVSLVRENTGRPYIRVTDFKDHSVRDEGILFVPVGYEDVIRRYRISSKDVYISIAGSIGLVGQVPEHLDDANLTENAAKIVFERDDVLPQYVMYALASDACQEQIGRATSKNAQPKLALSRIEQILVPFPPMLEEQKEVVSVLDAIGRKIDLHRKKRAVLEELFKALLHKLMTGEIRVDELDLSALEGVGTDSGGVAA; encoded by the coding sequence ATGAGTGGTCGGATCAGTACTGTCAGACTCGGCGATCCAGGGGTCGCAGAGGTTATTCTTGGTCAGTCACCGCCTTCATCGTCCTATAACGATGTGGGTGATGGCCTGCCTTTCTTTCAAGGCAAGGCAGATTTTGGTCTGTTGCATCCAATTCCTAGGAAATGGTGTAACGCTGGGAGAAAGTTTGCGGCGGCGGGAGATATCCTGATGTCCGTCAGGGCGCCCGTTGGTGATGTGAACATTGCTACCAGCGATTGCGTCATCGGCCGCGGTATTGCTGCGATCCGCGCCGGGTCAAGAACTGATCCATGGTTCCTCTATTTCGCATTGTTCTATTCAAAGCCAGTCCTCGAAGGAAGAGCTACGGGGTCGACGTTTGCAAGCGTCAACAAAGCGACTTTGAACGACCTCGATATCCCCTTTCCTGAGAGAGCCGAGCAGGTAGCCATCGGATTGATACTTCGGAACCTCGTAGAGAAGATCGAACAAGAGGGTTCGATTATTTCAACAGCCCATAATCTTAAACGTGCCGCCATGCGTGAGCTGTTCACGCGTGGCCTGCGCGGTGAGCCGCAGAAGGAAACTGATATTGGGCCGGTGCCGGAGAGTTGGGCTGCAATACCCGTTGCTCAGCTCGGAGTCGTCAAAGGCGGCAAACGGATGCCGAAAGGTGTTTCACTTGTTCGGGAGAATACCGGACGTCCATATATCCGCGTCACTGACTTCAAGGATCACAGTGTGCGTGACGAAGGTATTCTGTTCGTTCCGGTTGGTTATGAAGACGTCATTCGTCGCTATCGAATTTCCAGTAAAGACGTCTATATTTCAATCGCTGGTAGCATTGGTTTGGTTGGCCAGGTTCCAGAACATTTGGATGATGCGAATCTTACGGAAAATGCGGCCAAAATCGTGTTCGAGCGCGATGATGTACTTCCCCAGTATGTGATGTATGCGTTGGCGAGTGACGCTTGTCAAGAGCAGATCGGACGTGCCACGTCCAAGAACGCACAACCCAAGCTGGCTCTAAGTCGCATTGAGCAAATTCTCGTTCCGTTTCCCCCCATGCTTGAAGAACAAAAGGAAGTCGTTTCTGTACTGGATGCTATTGGACGCAAGATCGACCTGCACCGCAAGAAACGCGCTGTGTTGGAGGAACTTTTCAAAGCCCTGCTCCACAAGTTGATGACCGGCGAGATCCGGGTCGACGAACTGGACCTGTCGGCGCTGGAGGGTGTCGGTACCGATTCGGGCGGGGTGGCGGCTTGA
- a CDS encoding DUF3800 domain-containing protein — protein sequence MSRCAYIFLDEAGNFDFSPTGTRYFVLTSVSARRPFAPHGPLDDYKHDCLEYGLDTEYFHCAEDNPRVRRRVFELIAAHLDGLRIDSLIVEKPKTGPALREDRRFYPEMLGYLLKYVLPRELNGDTEEVIVITDTIPVQKKRRAIEKAIHGTLAEMLPAGMRYRVLHHQSRSHYGLQVADYCCWAVFRKWQRGETEHYDRIRPALRSEFDIFRTGTRYYY from the coding sequence TTGAGCCGGTGCGCCTACATCTTTCTCGACGAGGCAGGGAATTTCGATTTCTCGCCTACCGGAACCCGCTACTTCGTGCTCACCAGCGTGAGCGCTCGCCGTCCTTTCGCCCCGCACGGGCCATTGGACGACTACAAGCACGACTGCCTGGAGTATGGACTCGATACCGAATATTTCCACTGCGCCGAGGACAATCCACGGGTGCGCCGCCGGGTGTTCGAGCTGATTGCCGCCCATCTGGATGGACTGCGGATCGACAGCCTGATCGTGGAAAAGCCCAAGACCGGCCCTGCGCTTCGGGAGGACAGGCGCTTCTATCCAGAAATGCTGGGCTATCTACTGAAGTATGTGCTGCCGAGGGAGCTGAACGGCGATACCGAGGAGGTGATCGTCATCACCGATACCATTCCGGTGCAAAAGAAACGTCGTGCCATCGAGAAAGCGATCCACGGGACACTGGCTGAGATGTTGCCGGCGGGGATGCGCTACCGCGTGCTGCACCACCAGTCTCGCTCCCATTACGGCCTGCAGGTGGCGGATTACTGCTGCTGGGCGGTATTTCGCAAATGGCAGAGAGGGGAGACGGAGCACTACGACCGGATCAGGCCGGCGCTGCGGAGCGAGTTCGATATTTTCCGCACAGGAACAAGGTATTACTACTGA